From the genome of Neodiprion pinetum isolate iyNeoPine1 chromosome 3, iyNeoPine1.2, whole genome shotgun sequence, one region includes:
- the LOC124213549 gene encoding TATA-box-binding protein-like encodes MSSSRMTRSRRRESGEESSLIENPRVPEEISTPSVDLLLTPSTVSQLDLLKILTQQQEAARQQQEVAAQQQQQLIQLLQEQQEQRRREGEARERSETNLQDLLRTTVAALQSVHQMSGVGGPAVTPQGSRVATPVPSPVPSPVPVPVVQEIRHPGRIQDVRDSRITAMKLTSDNTNQHEF; translated from the coding sequence ATGAGTAGTAGTCGTATGACGCGCTCACGTCGAAGAGAAAGTGGAGAAGAATCTTCTCTCATAGAAAATCCGAGGGTTCCAGAAGAAATTTCAACACCTTCTGTGGACCTTCTTTTAACTCCTTCGACGGTCTCTCAACTTGATCTATTAAAGATCTTAacacaacaacaagaagcAGCAAGACAACAACAAGAAGTTGCTgctcaacaacagcaacaactaATCCAGCTGCTTCAAGAGCAACAAGAGCAACGGAGGCGAGAAGGGGAGGCTCGAGAGCGTTCAGAAACTAATCTGCAAGACCTTCTTCGGACGACTGTGGCGGCCCTTCAATCCGTTCATCAAATGAGTGGAGTTGGAGGACCGGCTGTTACACCACAGGGTTCTAGAGTCGCTActcctgttccctctcctgttccctcgCCTGTTCCTGTTCCCGTTGTTCAAGAGATCCGACATCCAGGGCGAATCCAGGATGTTCGAGattcaag